In Mucinivorans hirudinis, the DNA window GAGGTCTGCAAGGCAAGGAATATTGCTATCAGTGCGCTTGTTTACAACCACTTTCCGCCTGATGCCAACAAAATAATCGCAGATGATACGCTCTGCTTCCTAAAAAAACGCTACCCTGATATTCCTATATATGAAACAGAGTTTATTAAATAGTATCGCGCTGATTTCAATAATTTTGCTGTTTATGACGGCAAATATGGCTGTAAGCTGGTTGATAGCTCGCTATTTTGCTGAGCTTAGTAATGGGGTTGTTGCCTTTATAAGTTACTCTTCATCTGCGCTTTTGACTACAATATACACCTTCGCAATCAGCCGAGTTACACACATATCCGTACCCTCACTAAAAATCGAGATTCGCAAACTCAACCCACGGTTAATTGTGGCAGGGTTTGTGTTGATTTTGGCTATAAATATAGTAATAAGCCCCTTGGAAGAGTTCATCCCTGATGTTTATTTGGACGTTTTGGATAAATATATGAACTACGGTTTTTGGGCGATGTTGGTGGCGGTGGCGGTGGCGCCCATTTTCGAGGAGTTTTTGTTTAGAGGGGTGATACAGACGAATTTAATTGCTCACTTTGGAGTTATAAAAGGGATAATTTTTGGGGCGGTAATCTTTGGGGCAATGCACATCGTGCCTCAGCAGGCACTAAATGCTGCAGGCGTCGGTTTGATTCTCGGTTCGATTTACTACTTGACCGGTTCGCTTAACACCGTAATAGCTATTCACTTTATTAACAATGGGTTTACCTATTTACTCT includes these proteins:
- a CDS encoding putative metal-dependent membrane protease encodes the protein MTANMAVSWLIARYFAELSNGVVAFISYSSSALLTTIYTFAISRVTHISVPSLKIEIRKLNPRLIVAGFVLILAINIVISPLEEFIPDVYLDVLDKYMNYGFWAMLVAVAVAPIFEEFLFRGVIQTNLIAHFGVIKGIIFGAVIFGAMHIVPQQALNAAGVGLILGSIYYLTGSLNTVIAIHFINNGFTYLLFMLFSDTNQLEEYLFENTTIHIIAYATSLILLILAGGRVIYKVKSEK